One window from the genome of Anopheles merus strain MAF chromosome 3R, AmerM5.1, whole genome shotgun sequence encodes:
- the LOC121595781 gene encoding LOW QUALITY PROTEIN: S-adenosylmethionine decarboxylase proenzyme-like (The sequence of the model RefSeq protein was modified relative to this genomic sequence to represent the inferred CDS: inserted 1 base in 1 codon), which translates to MAESEDLSNSSSNSSSREDMHFFEGVEKLLEIXFEPSTACKNADLRKIPRPMWDALLKTVRCEIISFTRNDQIDAYVLSESSMFVSKRRWILKTCGTTTPLQCFEPLLRLAAEIAGYTEIEDLFYSRKNYKRPELQVSPHRGFDEEVAFLDSFFDDGRAYSLGAINRDCWHLYTLSRGGGGSKILKRNNHLHQLMEQHHSQQQQQEVDDVQQLDAQLIEASMQPDPDQTIEILMTDLDPSVMAIFTKDVCTTAKEATQKSGIHRLLPGMVIDDYLFDPCGYSMNGISKNGCYMTIHITPEREFSYVSFESNVASSDYGELIKRVTRTFQPGKFIVTVFANKTSIAANANREIEHLGTIDQWKRRDIQYSRFASYDLTYAQYCKYPS; encoded by the exons ATGGCGGAGTCGGAGGACTTAAGTAATagcagtagtaatagtagtagcagGGAGGATATGCACTTTTTCGAAGGTGTGGAAAAGCTGCTGGAAA TGTTCGAACCGTCGACAGCGTGCAAGAATGCCGATCTGCGAAAGATCCCCAG aCCGATGTGGGATGCACTGCTGAAAACCGTACGTTGCGAAATCATCAGCTTCACCAGAAACGACCAGATCGATGCTTATGTGCTCAG CGAAAGCAGCATGTTCGTGTCGAAGCGTCGCTGGATACTGAAGACGTGCGGTACCACGACGCCGCTGCAGTGCTTCGAGCCACTGCTACGCCTGGCCGCCGAAATTGCCGGCTACACCGAGATCGAGGATCTGTTCTACTCGCGCAAAAACTACAAGCGCCCGGAGCTGCAGGTGTCGCCGCACCGCGGCTTCGACGAGGAGGTCGCCTTTCTCGACTCGTTCTTTGACGACGGGCGCGCCTACAGCCTCGGTGCGATCAATCGCGACTGCTGGCATCTGTACACGCTGAGCCGCGGGGGAGGGGGCTCCAAAATTCTCAAACGCAACAACCATCTCCATCAGCTGATGGAGCAGCACCattcgcaacagcagcagcaagaggtCGATGATGTGCAGCAACTCGATGCTCAGCTCATTGAAGCATCGATGCAGCCCGATCCGGATCAGACGATCGAGATACTGATGACGGATCTGGACCCGAGCGTGATGGCCATCTTCACCAAGGATGTCTGCACAACCGCCAAGGAGGCGACCCAG AAATCGGGTATTCATCGTCTGCTGCCGGGCATGGTCATCGATGATTATCTGTTCGATCCGTGCGGTTATTCCATGAACGGCATTTCCAAGAAT GGATGTTACATGACCATCCACATCACGCCGGAACGTGAGTTTTCGTACGTCAGCTTCGAGAGCAATGTCGCGTCGTCGGATTACGGCGAGCTGATCAAGCGCGTCACCCGCACGTTCCAGCCGGGCAAATTCATCGTGACCGTGTTTGCAAACAAG ACATCAATTGCTGCGAACGCCAACCGGGAGATCGAGCATTTGGGCACGATCGATCAGTGGAAGCGTCGCGACATTCAGTACTCGCGCTTCGCCAGCTACGACCTTACGTACGCCCAATACTGCAAATACCCTAGCTGA